Proteins encoded in a region of the Anopheles ziemanni chromosome 2, idAnoZiCoDA_A2_x.2, whole genome shotgun sequence genome:
- the LOC131283194 gene encoding tubulin-specific chaperone D produces the protein METTIEDFKADEGPQNVWDAFQENDKLRVFALIEQLHDLSISADDFEHAYEEYAEIFSKYQEQPHLLDRSLEEIVSKIIPYLQDAGVEVMLKHRAAKYLYQICKVRTFKAFGKNMPHEVRHLPSVLSLVEQQDLEDWQNWETRYIGILWLSLLVLNPFDLSRLDTSEEGCPTTMERIYNVCQVNCLKDDSCTPVAAFLVARFLIRNDVKKVCLEKFFDWAIVVNDEYSVDAKIGPLTAVACILKHGKREDLLSFVERLCEWVLHLDYETISKNFKIYKTCIKICQRLGLVLLPPKVAKWRYQRGARSLLANVQKTVTLASLMEVQQTESIPECTDEENAVDDEEVPGEIEEIIERLLLGLKGNSTIVRWSSAKGIGRITNRLPKLLGDEVVSSVIELLNPLEQDDAWHGACLALAELAKRGLLLPSRLAEIVPLLLQALVYDEMQGYRNVGQNIRDAACYMSWAFARAYHPSVLQPFVERIASALLVTAVFDREINCRRAASAAFQESVGRLGNFPHGISILTTADFFSVAVRSNAFLSISEYIAQFEEYKYNLIEHLVTRKINHWDTNIRELSSLALSNLTKHAPLHMRDTIVPRLFQLSESTELNTRHGAVLALGEVISSLQKISALGTNADAKRESCISADIGELAGQLIGKYRERGQFKGMSGTYMKHACASFIRNCSEAMLPLTKREYVESWQLLLDESVIDEKASTREQATQAFSKFCATYYRIEPEERLGCLIDNYIKDLLDTQIEHKAQGIVSALGALPLFVLEIRLREIVQVIDIKTIVPEMYAVGYNHSEMRRDCIRALMSIVDTVGFTHSSSTNEILCGPVYGCYLRALEEYALDNRGDIGSWVREASINALYAFLTKCPAELMTVHHVQNAMVAIAKQSVERIDKIRAVAGKTFTALIYHEPQIPHLKARERLQEIFPRDTTEVLWLFPHHTFPLFIELLSIPEYVEHVSAGLILSVGAPTESLHTCASKMLNDYLKTHQSFVEPFGTVVLKILKERTMKDPLFISSTFQFLAELLSSSTNSKILLAGAGMLDFAEPIFNLVNNLVTHTKKHIDSIPVYCALMLAPKICKRVLSKLVVYLGMVCVNIRRETALKMYETLLVYGDQTCIPEETLDEVLVCLSEEKWDGELDEARQIRNRLCTLMDIKTPVTKIKK, from the exons ATGGAAACCACCATCGAAGACTTCAAAGCTGATGAAGGGCCGCAAAATGTGTGGGACGCGTTTCAGGAGAACGATAAACTGCGAGTTTTTGCGCTGATTGAACAGCTGCACGACCTATCGATCTCGGCTGACGATTTTGAGCATGCCTATGAAGAATATGCTGAAATATTCTCAAAGTACCAGGAGCAACCGCACTTGCTCGATCGCAGTCTGGAAGAAATAGTGAGCAAAATTATCCCCTATCTGCAGGACGCCGGCGTCGAGGTGATGCTCAAACACCGTGCTGCGAAGTATCTATATCAAATATGCAAGGTGCGCACATTTAAAGCTTTCGGCAAAAATATGCCCCATGAGGTTCGCCATTTACCTTCTGTGCTGAGCCTCGTAGAGCAGCAGGATCTGGAGGATTGGCAAAACTGGGAGACCAGGTATATTGGCATACTGTGGCTGTCGCTGCTGGTATTGAATCCGTTTGATCTAAGTCGACTGGATACCTCCGAGGAAGGTTGTCCAACCACCATGGAACGGATCTACAACGTTTGCCAAGTGAATTGCCTTAAGGATGACAGTTGCACCCCGGTGGCCGCTTTCCTGGTGGCTCGTTTTCTTATTAGAAACGACGTAAAGAAAGTTTGTCTCGAGAAATTTTTTGACTGGGCGATTGTAGTCAACGACGAGTACAGCGTGGATGCTAAAATAGGACCACTTACTGCAGTCGCTTGCATATTGAAGCACGGCAAACGGGAAGATTTGCTTTCGTTCGTGGAGCGACTATGTGAGTGGGTTCTTCATCTGGACTATGAGACAATAtcgaaaaattttaaaatttacaaaacatgCATAAAAATATGCCAACGGCTTGGGCTTGTACTGCTGCCTCCGAAAGTGGCCAAATGGCGGTATCAACGTGGGGCACGCTCGCTGCTTGCAAACGTACAGAAAACTGTCACACTAGCCTCACTGATGGAGGTCCAGCAGACTGAATCGATTCCTGAATGTACCGACGAGGAAAACGCcgtcgacgacgaggaggTGCCGGGGGAAATCGAAGAAATCATCGAACGGCTGCTGTTGGGCTTGAAGGGGAACTCGACAATAGTCCGCTGGTCATCTGCCAAGGGCATAGGAAGGATTACCAACCGTTTGCCTAAGCTTCTGGGCGACGAGGTAGTTTCATCGGTTATCGAACTGTTGAATCCGCTTGAGCAGGATGATGCTTGGCACGGAGCATGCCTTGCTTTAGCCGAACTAGCTAAGCGTGGCCTGCTGCTTCCCTCCAGACTTGCTGAGATTGTTCCACTACTATTGCAGGCCTTAGTATACGATGAAATGCAAGGTTATCGTAATGTAGGACAGAATATACGTGATGCCGCCTGCTACATGAGTTGGGCTTTTGCCCGTGCCTACCACCCTTCCGTACTGCAGCCGTTCGTAGAACGCATCGCTTCGGCTCTGCTCGTGACGGCCGTGTTTGATAGGGAGATAAACTGTCGTCGGGCAGCGTCCGCCGCCTTCCAGGAGAGCGTCGGTCGGCTAGGGAACTTTCCGCATGGGATCAGTATTCTAACGACTGCTGATTTCTTCTCGGTGGCAGTGCGTAGCAATGCATTTTTAAGTATAAGCGAATACATAGCCCAGTTTGAagaatataaatataatcTCATTG agcATTTAGTTACCCGCAAAATAAACCACTGGGATACCAACATTCGTGAGCTCTCTTCACTAGCTTTAAGCAATCTCACTAAACATGCTCCACTGCACATGCGGGACACGATCGTACCACGCCTTTTTCAACTGTCCGAATCAACAGAACTGAACACACGCCATGGAGCTGTGCTAGCGCTAGGAGAAGTGATAAGTTCTCTCCAAAAAATTTCCGCTCTTGGCACCAATGCGGACGCCAAACGAGAAAGCTGCATAAGTGCGGATATCGGCGAACTAGCTGGTCAGCTGATTGGCAAGTATCGAGAACGTGGCCAGTTTAAAGGCATGAGTGGCACCTATATGAAGCACGCCTGTGCCAGCTTTATTCGTAACTGCAGCGAAGCTATGTTACCCCTGACAAAGCGTGAGTACGTTG AATCTTGGCAACTTTTGCTTGATGAAAGTGTTATCGATGAGAAAGCGTCAACACGAGAGCAAGCAACACAAGCGTTTTCGAAGTTCTGCGCAACGTACTATCGTATCGAACCAGAAGAGCGATTGGGATGCCTGATAGATAATTACATCAAGGACCTGCTTGACACTCAAATCGAACACAAAGCTCAAGGCATTGTGTCTGCTCTCGGTGCGCTACCATTGTTCGTCCTCGAGATACGTTTGCGTGAAATCGTGCAAGTGATCGACATCAAAACGATCGTCCCGGAAATGTATGCGGTCGGATACAATCACTCCGAAATGCGTAGGGATTGCATTCGGGCACTGATGAGCATTGTTGACACGGTTGGATTCACACATTCGTCTTCAACGAACGAGATTCTGTGCGGTCCCGTCTACGGTTGTTATCTGAGGGCCCTCGAAGAGTATGCCTTGGACAATCGTGGCGATATTGGTTCGTGGGTGCGTGAGGCAAGTATCAACGCACTGTACGCATTCTTAACCAAGTGCCCGGCCGAGTTGATGACGGTTCATCATGTGCAGAATGCCATGGTGGCCATCGCCAAGCAATCGGTTGAGCGTATCGACAAAATTCGTGCCGTTGCAGGGAAAACGTTTACCGCCCTTATATACCACGAGCCACAGATCCCACATTTGAAAGCGCGCGAGCGTTTGCAAGAGATATTTCCACGCGACACGACGGAAGTGCTCTGGCTCTTTCCGCATCATACATTTCCACTATTTATTGAGCTGTTAAGCATACCAGAGTACGTTGAACATGTGTCCGCCGGCTTAATTCTGAGTGTTGGTGCTCCGACCGAATCACTCCACACCTGTGCCTCGAAAATGTTAAACGACTACTTGAAAACGCACCAGTCGTTCGTGGAACCTTTTGGTACAGTCGTGCTTAAAATCTTAAAGGAGAGAACTATGAAAGATCCCCTTTTTATATCGTCCACTTTTCAATTCCTTGCGGAACTGCTCAGCTCTTCTACCAACTCGAAAATTTTGCTGGCCGGCGCTGGAATGCTAGACTTTGCCGAGCCCATTTTTAATCTAGTGAACAATCTAGTGACTCATACGAAGAAGCACATCGATTCCATTCCAGTCTATTGTGCGCTGATGCTTGCACCGAAAATATGCAAACGCGTTCTCAGCAAGCTGGTCGTATATCTGGGCATGGTGTGCGTTAACATACGACGCGAAACTGCGCTGAAGATGTATGAAACTCTTCTGGTTTACGGTGACCAAACATGCATTCCAGAGGAAACCCTCGATGAAGTACTCGTTTGCctaagtgaagaaaaatgggACGGCGAGTTGGACGAAGCTCGTCAAATCCGCAACAGACTGTGCACACTGATGGACATCAAAACGCCGGtgactaaaattaaaaaatag